The proteins below come from a single Synechococcus sp. WH 8101 genomic window:
- a CDS encoding ABC transporter substrate-binding protein, with protein sequence MTKQLRNLLFAGLSIVLAVACSRPSVPTSGGTPIVLGYSNWAGWWPWAIAVEEKMFEKNGVNVEMKWFDGYVQSMETFAAGKIDGNSQTLNDTISFLPGENGGEVVVLVNDNSSGNDQIIADSSIKTVSDLKGKTVAVEEGVVDDYLLSLALRDAGMNRNDVIIKGMPTDQAATAFAAGQVDAVGAFPPYTGTAMQRPGARVIATSKEFPGAIPDLLTVSGDLIKERPDDVQKIVDTWWDVREFMVKNPKKAEAIMAKRAGIPTQEYEQYKNGTRFFSIKDNLEAFSPGQGMQHMPYAAESMADFMVSVGFIPEKPDMSNLFDDSFVEKSAAS encoded by the coding sequence ATGACTAAACAACTGCGCAATCTTCTTTTTGCAGGTCTTTCCATTGTACTTGCAGTGGCTTGTTCCAGACCATCCGTTCCAACTTCAGGTGGCACTCCAATCGTCTTGGGTTACAGCAACTGGGCTGGATGGTGGCCATGGGCTATTGCGGTAGAGGAGAAAATGTTTGAAAAGAATGGTGTCAATGTCGAAATGAAGTGGTTTGATGGCTATGTGCAATCGATGGAAACCTTCGCTGCTGGGAAAATCGATGGCAACTCTCAGACTCTTAACGACACAATCTCCTTTCTTCCAGGAGAAAATGGTGGAGAGGTAGTTGTCCTTGTTAATGACAATTCATCCGGTAATGATCAGATCATTGCTGACTCGTCAATTAAGACAGTTTCTGATTTGAAAGGCAAAACTGTCGCCGTCGAGGAAGGAGTTGTCGATGATTACTTATTAAGCCTCGCACTTAGGGACGCTGGCATGAATCGTAACGATGTAATCATTAAAGGTATGCCTACCGATCAGGCTGCTACAGCCTTTGCTGCTGGCCAAGTTGATGCCGTTGGAGCATTTCCCCCTTATACCGGTACGGCAATGCAACGCCCGGGAGCGCGAGTGATTGCCACTTCCAAGGAATTTCCTGGTGCTATTCCTGATCTTCTTACTGTGAGCGGAGATCTTATCAAAGAACGGCCTGATGATGTGCAGAAGATTGTCGACACATGGTGGGATGTTCGCGAATTTATGGTTAAAAATCCCAAAAAAGCAGAAGCAATTATGGCCAAGCGAGCTGGCATCCCTACTCAAGAATATGAACAATACAAAAATGGAACACGTTTCTTTTCAATCAAAGATAACCTTGAAGCATTCAGTCCTGGTCAAGGTATGCAGCACATGCCTTATGCCGCTGAATCAATGGCTGACTTCATGGTTTCTGTCGGCTTCATTCCTGAAAAGCCTGACATGAGTAACCTTTTTGACGATAGCTTTGTCGAGAAATCGGCTGCATCCTGA
- a CDS encoding ABC transporter ATP-binding protein, which translates to MELRATNLSKRFGDKLVLDQLTFSIDSGEFITFVGSSGSGKSTILRLVAGLDHPSDGFLSVDGSPIQGPSPDRGMVFQKYSLFPWLTAAENVAFGMKLQNLDQREIKDRTSYFLEVVGLSDSGSKLPRELSGGMQQRIAIARSLATNPRLLLLDEPFGALDLQIRESMQDFLLSLWRTTGLTVLLITHDVEEALVLSQCIHVLAPNPGRIIRSLHVDLDKSDLDQLRMSSTFLAMRRSLSSTMRELEPTLC; encoded by the coding sequence ATGGAACTTCGAGCTACAAATCTCTCTAAGCGATTTGGAGATAAATTGGTTCTCGATCAACTCACATTTTCGATTGACTCAGGTGAGTTTATAACATTCGTTGGCAGTTCTGGGTCAGGAAAAAGCACGATCTTGCGCCTGGTTGCTGGGCTTGATCATCCGAGTGATGGCTTCCTTTCTGTAGATGGTTCGCCTATACAGGGACCTAGCCCAGACCGAGGAATGGTTTTCCAAAAATACAGTCTTTTCCCGTGGCTTACTGCCGCTGAAAATGTTGCCTTTGGCATGAAATTGCAAAATTTAGATCAAAGGGAGATTAAAGATCGAACTTCATACTTCCTTGAGGTTGTTGGTCTCTCGGATTCTGGTTCTAAATTGCCTCGCGAACTTTCTGGAGGCATGCAACAGAGAATTGCTATTGCACGGTCACTCGCAACTAACCCGAGGCTCTTGCTTCTAGACGAACCCTTCGGGGCATTGGATTTGCAGATTCGAGAATCTATGCAAGATTTTCTTCTTAGCCTTTGGAGAACTACAGGTTTGACGGTATTGCTTATTACCCATGATGTTGAAGAAGCTCTTGTATTATCCCAATGTATTCATGTTCTTGCTCCTAATCCTGGGCGTATCATCCGTTCATTGCATGTTGATTTGGATAAGAGTGACCTCGATCAACTCCGTATGAGCAGTACTTTTCTAGCTATGCGACGCTCTCTTTCATCCACAATGCGGGAGTTGGAGCCGACATTATGCTGA
- a CDS encoding cyclic nucleotide-binding domain-containing protein: MEILSQRTLPTPLELIAEQSGADRWFLPTGSLIVQQGDPVRAIFAVERGLVSLDGPNIASASRCRSGDLFSYPDLASRHQHHQLAARALTPVQLLRLDRSSFLELIHRHPTLVIELLQRQYGRLRAQRRQSAIAPAPFPFHGTEKEHNAA; the protein is encoded by the coding sequence ATGGAGATTCTCAGCCAGCGCACCCTGCCCACACCCCTTGAGCTGATCGCGGAACAGAGTGGTGCCGATCGCTGGTTCCTGCCTACGGGCAGCCTGATCGTGCAGCAAGGCGATCCGGTCCGCGCCATCTTTGCCGTCGAGCGCGGGCTGGTGTCACTCGATGGCCCGAACATCGCCTCAGCCTCTCGCTGCCGCAGCGGCGATCTCTTCTCCTATCCCGATCTCGCCTCACGGCATCAGCACCATCAACTGGCGGCCAGGGCGCTCACGCCCGTGCAGCTGCTGCGCCTGGATCGGTCTTCCTTTCTCGAGCTCATCCATCGCCACCCGACGCTGGTGATCGAGCTGCTGCAACGGCAATACGGCCGTCTCCGCGCCCAGCGCCGGCAGAGCGCCATTGCACCGGCTCCCTTCCCCTTCCATGGCACCGAAAAGGAGCACAACGCCGCCTGA
- a CDS encoding type 1 glutamine amidotransferase, with protein MTSSCRILLSHGLGVSLMADRLLVLQHLACEGPDLIADLALERGLAIEVFRTDRGDRLPDHTETHGSIALVLGGPMSTSDPLPWLQQELEWIRCRHQKQQPILGICLGAQLLAIAAGGSVEPLRVGEPPMPLKEVGYGAIHWLRNAEQEPVLRGMNPSETVLHWHGDRIRLPASATLLASSLHCREQVFRIAQHAFALQCHLEVSGPNLEQWIQEDRDYVIAAMGADGPEQLLQDWSRLHPQIELQARRLFSNLLDQWSHPLQ; from the coding sequence GTGACATCGTCCTGCCGAATTCTGCTGAGTCATGGCCTCGGCGTTTCCCTGATGGCCGATCGATTGCTGGTGCTTCAACACCTTGCCTGTGAGGGGCCGGATCTCATCGCAGATCTGGCACTGGAGCGTGGCCTGGCTATTGAGGTCTTTCGCACCGATCGCGGCGATCGCCTACCCGATCACACCGAAACGCACGGCAGTATCGCCCTGGTGCTCGGTGGCCCGATGAGCACCTCCGATCCCCTGCCCTGGCTGCAACAGGAGCTCGAGTGGATCCGATGCAGACACCAGAAGCAACAACCGATTCTGGGCATCTGCCTTGGGGCCCAGCTCCTCGCCATCGCCGCTGGCGGCTCGGTGGAACCTCTGCGGGTCGGTGAACCACCCATGCCCTTGAAAGAAGTTGGCTACGGCGCCATTCATTGGCTCAGGAACGCGGAGCAGGAACCCGTGCTCAGGGGCATGAATCCGAGCGAAACTGTTTTGCACTGGCATGGCGATCGCATTCGCCTCCCCGCCTCAGCGACATTGCTGGCCTCCTCCTTGCACTGCCGCGAGCAGGTCTTTCGCATCGCACAGCATGCGTTCGCTCTGCAATGCCATCTCGAAGTGAGTGGTCCAAATCTGGAGCAGTGGATCCAAGAGGATCGGGACTACGTCATCGCTGCGATGGGAGCCGATGGTCCGGAGCAATTGCTTCAGGACTGGTCCCGGCTGCACCCCCAGATCGAACTGCAGGCCCGCAGACTCTTCTCCAACCTGCTCGATCAATGGAGCCACCCTTTGCAATGA
- a CDS encoding BrnT family toxin, translating to MDFEFDPRKSQANLEKHGIDFIAAQALWGDPALLEIPARPADEPRWLVIGRIQSKHWSAVITRRGQATRLISVRRSRPEEIQLYEQF from the coding sequence ATGGACTTTGAATTCGATCCACGTAAAAGCCAGGCCAATCTGGAAAAGCACGGCATCGATTTCATTGCTGCGCAGGCGTTATGGGGAGATCCTGCTCTGTTGGAGATCCCCGCCCGCCCGGCCGATGAACCACGTTGGCTTGTGATTGGTCGAATCCAGAGCAAACACTGGTCAGCCGTGATCACAAGGCGCGGTCAGGCCACTCGATTGATTTCTGTTCGCCGTTCACGCCCTGAGGAGATTCAGCTCTATGAACAGTTCTGA
- a CDS encoding cyclic nucleotide-binding domain-containing protein, producing the protein MEILSQRTLPTPLELIAEQSGADRWFLPTGSLIVQQGDPVRAIFAVERGLVSLDGPNIASASRCRSGDLFSYPDLASRHQRHQLAARALTPVQLLCLDRSSFLELIHRHPTLVIELLQQQYGRLRAQRRQSAIAPAPFPFHGTEKEHNAA; encoded by the coding sequence ATGGAGATTCTCAGCCAGCGCACCCTGCCCACACCCCTTGAGCTGATCGCGGAACAGAGTGGTGCCGATCGCTGGTTCCTGCCTACGGGCAGCCTGATCGTGCAGCAAGGCGATCCGGTCCGCGCCATCTTTGCCGTCGAGCGCGGGCTGGTGTCACTCGATGGCCCGAACATCGCCTCAGCCTCTCGCTGCCGCAGCGGCGATCTCTTCTCCTATCCCGATCTCGCCTCACGGCATCAGCGCCATCAACTGGCGGCCAGGGCGCTCACGCCCGTGCAGCTGCTGTGCCTGGATCGGTCTTCCTTTCTCGAGCTCATCCATCGCCACCCGACGCTGGTGATTGAGCTGCTGCAACAGCAATACGGCCGTCTCCGCGCCCAGCGCCGGCAGAGCGCCATTGCACCGGCTCCCTTCCCCTTCCATGGCACCGAAAAGGAGCACAACGCCGCCTGA
- a CDS encoding DUF433 domain-containing protein: protein MPINNPLTWADCPAVERNPQCVSGAWVFRGTRIPVAALFQNLEDGVSLAEFVEFFPGVTIEQAREVLGHAARSTAMDQA, encoded by the coding sequence ATGCCGATCAATAACCCGCTGACCTGGGCGGACTGCCCAGCAGTCGAACGGAATCCCCAGTGCGTCAGTGGGGCCTGGGTGTTTCGTGGGACCCGAATTCCGGTGGCGGCTCTGTTTCAGAACCTGGAGGACGGTGTATCTCTGGCTGAATTCGTGGAGTTCTTCCCGGGGGTCACGATCGAGCAGGCCCGAGAAGTGCTTGGGCACGCGGCGAGAAGCACCGCTATGGATCAGGCCTGA
- a CDS encoding siphovirus Gp157 family protein has protein sequence MSVAFPLTAPLAESAKLPSLWELGSALEAETHWIAQLAERLDTGDEDERALAIADLEDSLASEEHQREAFVRKADATCWVIERLRAEASYHQSQSKRFAALAKGEDNRADALEATLVHLLDRLEPGASAHRLHDHCLRSRLTEAIEIDDASALPAELLTTQTTSTPNKSSIKARIRAVIAAAVAGLPKPEAAHLAFSLAATAVPGARLIKRRHWSIT, from the coding sequence ATGTCTGTTGCCTTTCCCCTCACTGCCCCTCTGGCTGAATCCGCCAAATTGCCCAGCCTCTGGGAGCTCGGCAGTGCCCTTGAGGCCGAAACCCACTGGATCGCCCAGCTCGCCGAACGCCTCGATACTGGCGATGAGGACGAACGCGCCCTTGCGATTGCGGACCTGGAGGACTCCCTCGCCTCTGAGGAGCACCAGCGGGAGGCGTTTGTGCGTAAGGCCGATGCCACCTGCTGGGTGATCGAGAGGCTCCGCGCTGAGGCCAGTTACCACCAGAGCCAATCGAAACGCTTTGCTGCCCTGGCCAAAGGGGAGGACAACCGCGCCGATGCCCTGGAAGCCACCCTGGTGCATCTGCTCGATCGGCTGGAACCCGGCGCCAGCGCCCACCGGCTCCACGATCACTGCCTCCGCTCGCGGCTGACAGAGGCAATTGAGATCGATGACGCCAGCGCCCTGCCCGCTGAGCTGCTCACCACCCAGACGACAAGCACCCCGAACAAAAGCTCGATCAAGGCCCGCATCCGCGCCGTGATTGCAGCAGCCGTGGCGGGCCTGCCCAAACCAGAAGCGGCCCACCTCGCCTTTTCGTTGGCTGCCACAGCGGTGCCCGGGGCCCGCCTGATCAAGCGACGCCACTGGTCCATCACCTGA
- a CDS encoding RAD52 family DNA repair protein, with product MPRLPQRHPSALQLLRESLQQEGDATTPAPAAPPHVAAAPAVSGFSARQRELLAAPLDRAKVRQREQGRMRVSYLEGWQVIAEANRIFGFDGWDRLTLNASCVAEHERPVGRERKSGWGVTYTVRVRIVVIAGERCLIREGSGAGHGIDLDQGLAHESALKEAETDATKRALMSFGNAFGLALYDKQQRQVSSGREQGSATKTAQQQVEPVDAPLEPAVITGLQTRIKALPPSRLEAFSRGFRVAFQVPDTQPSLAGLITTSAHQRWIEGFLGLRSGA from the coding sequence ATGCCGCGGTTGCCGCAACGCCACCCCTCGGCGCTGCAACTGCTGCGCGAATCGCTCCAGCAGGAAGGCGACGCCACCACGCCCGCTCCTGCTGCGCCTCCGCACGTTGCAGCTGCTCCAGCTGTTTCAGGATTCAGTGCCCGCCAACGGGAGCTGCTCGCCGCCCCGCTCGATCGCGCCAAGGTGCGGCAACGGGAGCAGGGCCGAATGCGCGTCAGCTACCTGGAGGGCTGGCAGGTGATTGCTGAGGCGAACCGGATCTTTGGCTTTGATGGCTGGGACCGGCTCACCTTGAACGCCAGCTGCGTGGCGGAACACGAGCGGCCCGTGGGCCGGGAACGCAAAAGTGGCTGGGGTGTGACCTACACCGTCCGGGTGCGGATTGTCGTGATCGCCGGTGAACGCTGCTTGATCCGCGAGGGCTCCGGTGCCGGCCATGGCATTGATCTGGATCAGGGCCTGGCGCATGAATCAGCGCTCAAGGAAGCGGAGACCGATGCGACAAAACGGGCGCTGATGAGCTTTGGCAACGCCTTTGGCCTGGCGCTCTACGACAAACAGCAACGCCAGGTGAGCAGCGGCAGGGAGCAGGGCTCGGCCACCAAGACCGCTCAGCAACAGGTCGAGCCGGTTGATGCCCCCCTGGAGCCAGCGGTGATCACAGGCCTGCAGACGCGGATCAAGGCGCTGCCCCCATCACGGCTGGAGGCGTTCTCCAGGGGCTTCCGTGTTGCATTCCAGGTGCCTGATACTCAGCCGTCGCTGGCGGGACTGATCACGACCAGCGCCCATCAGCGCTGGATCGAGGGGTTCCTGGGGTTGCGCTCAGGTGCGTGA
- the hypA gene encoding hydrogenase maturation nickel metallochaperone HypA, translating to MHEVDMTKCLVLSMNEWRQQHDPDVPSVTRVNLQVGQFTCVEPKQLELTWRVAISNSWLEGAELSIEEIPLVARCICCHKTYSPAVDNAYKSPCCEHPMEDIVAGRELRIKSVDFSFTPEPSTLPA from the coding sequence ATGCATGAAGTCGACATGACGAAATGTTTAGTGCTTTCGATGAATGAATGGCGTCAGCAGCACGATCCGGATGTTCCGAGTGTCACTCGGGTCAACTTACAAGTCGGTCAATTTACATGTGTGGAGCCAAAACAGCTTGAATTGACTTGGCGTGTTGCCATTTCCAATAGTTGGCTTGAAGGCGCAGAACTGTCTATTGAGGAAATTCCATTAGTTGCGCGTTGCATTTGTTGCCATAAAACCTACTCCCCAGCTGTTGATAATGCTTATAAGTCTCCTTGTTGCGAGCATCCGATGGAGGATATAGTTGCTGGTCGTGAACTACGGATAAAATCTGTTGATTTTAGCTTTACCCCCGAACCTTCCACTTTGCCTGCTTGA
- a CDS encoding SLOG family protein: MSGCTQLVMVAGGGRDLTWPVERVAAHLLEVSRGRLVQALFHGAARGADQAIAAAAEQLGWPQWPCPAHWDRHGRSAGPIRNRLMLVTALERVAALPQGCGLLVIGFPGERGTRSLLEQARCMAQRASCFRVAVLQIPGA; encoded by the coding sequence TTGTCTGGTTGCACGCAACTGGTGATGGTGGCTGGTGGCGGCCGTGATCTCACCTGGCCGGTGGAGCGGGTTGCGGCCCATCTGCTTGAGGTCTCCCGTGGCCGCTTGGTTCAGGCCTTGTTCCATGGCGCAGCCCGCGGCGCCGATCAGGCGATTGCCGCTGCCGCTGAGCAGCTGGGTTGGCCTCAGTGGCCCTGCCCGGCGCATTGGGATCGCCATGGCCGCTCAGCGGGCCCGATTCGGAATCGGCTGATGCTTGTCACTGCGCTGGAGCGTGTTGCGGCATTGCCGCAGGGCTGCGGCCTGCTGGTGATCGGCTTTCCAGGCGAGCGGGGCACGCGCTCATTGCTGGAGCAGGCCCGGTGCATGGCGCAGCGCGCCAGTTGCTTTCGGGTCGCGGTGCTGCAGATCCCAGGGGCATAG
- a CDS encoding DUF4278 domain-containing protein: MTLTYRGQTVQQRHAAVTMTKPALTYRGQAVAERKGAAATAVHPALTYRGTTYRK; this comes from the coding sequence ATGACCCTGACCTATCGCGGCCAGACTGTCCAGCAGCGCCACGCTGCCGTGACGATGACCAAGCCTGCCCTGACCTACCGGGGCCAGGCCGTGGCCGAACGCAAAGGTGCAGCAGCCACGGCAGTTCACCCTGCCCTGACCTATCGCGGCACGACCTATCGCAAGTGA
- the brnA gene encoding type II toxin-antitoxin system BrnA family antitoxin — protein MNSSEFDRRFDSGESVLEGLDLESARRPRLEQKRVNVDFPLWMVDQLDREASRLGVTRQSIIKVWLSERLEHQRGVDPTQVSGNR, from the coding sequence ATGAACAGTTCTGAATTTGATCGACGCTTTGACAGCGGTGAGTCCGTTCTGGAGGGCTTGGATCTGGAGTCCGCCCGGCGACCTCGCTTGGAGCAGAAACGCGTCAATGTCGATTTTCCGCTCTGGATGGTGGATCAATTGGATCGAGAAGCGTCGCGTCTCGGTGTAACGCGCCAATCGATCATCAAGGTATGGCTCTCAGAGCGGCTCGAGCATCAACGCGGTGTCGACCCCACCCAGGTTTCAGGCAACCGTTGA
- the hypB gene encoding hydrogenase nickel incorporation protein HypB — protein MHMPLNDTLGLNLLSANIHQAEHNRESFDAWELLCLNVMSSPGAGKTSLLEKSLSMLSPELSMAVLEGDMTTQLDAQRLEAIGVPVVPITTGRSCHLDASMVNGGLKLLCERLKPTELDILWVENVGNLVCPAEFEVGEHRKVALLSVTEGDDKPLKYPIMFRQADVVLITKVDLLPHLPVNVNAFRQNILNINPHATVIEVSALSGEGLEEWHQWLRQALSSHSAKVSALAPA, from the coding sequence ATGCACATGCCACTTAATGACACATTAGGTCTGAATCTGCTTAGCGCTAACATCCATCAGGCTGAGCACAATCGTGAGTCTTTTGACGCATGGGAGTTGCTTTGTCTCAATGTCATGAGCAGCCCGGGAGCAGGTAAGACATCGCTTCTTGAGAAATCACTCTCGATGCTTTCACCAGAGCTGTCAATGGCTGTTCTTGAGGGGGATATGACAACTCAGCTTGATGCCCAACGTCTAGAAGCTATTGGTGTGCCAGTTGTGCCAATCACTACTGGCCGCTCTTGTCATCTCGATGCCTCTATGGTGAATGGAGGTTTAAAGCTACTTTGCGAGAGGCTCAAACCCACAGAGCTTGATATTTTGTGGGTCGAGAATGTCGGGAATCTTGTGTGCCCAGCTGAGTTTGAGGTTGGCGAGCATCGAAAAGTGGCGCTTCTCAGCGTTACTGAAGGTGACGATAAACCACTTAAGTACCCAATTATGTTTCGACAGGCTGACGTGGTTCTCATTACAAAGGTGGATTTGCTTCCACATCTTCCTGTTAATGTCAATGCATTTCGTCAAAATATTCTCAATATAAATCCCCACGCAACCGTCATTGAAGTGTCAGCGCTTAGTGGCGAGGGTCTTGAGGAGTGGCACCAATGGCTTCGCCAAGCTTTATCAAGCCATTCAGCAAAGGTTTCTGCTCTGGCTCCTGCTTGA
- a CDS encoding DUF3104 domain-containing protein → MSVDHSPPQKPLPAEARPVFLGLQQGMTVIVRHDPMPGEPQDRDWWMGQVIHCEGGARDPKAWSMFQIADVDSGVIRWVNGDLVTHVLPAGQGK, encoded by the coding sequence GTGTCGGTTGATCACTCCCCTCCGCAGAAGCCACTTCCAGCGGAGGCGCGACCAGTCTTCCTAGGCCTGCAGCAGGGCATGACGGTGATCGTGCGTCATGACCCGATGCCCGGCGAGCCCCAGGACCGTGACTGGTGGATGGGTCAGGTGATCCACTGCGAGGGCGGGGCCAGGGACCCGAAGGCGTGGTCGATGTTCCAGATCGCAGATGTGGATTCCGGCGTGATCCGCTGGGTCAACGGTGATCTGGTGACGCATGTGCTGCCAGCAGGACAGGGGAAGTGA
- a CDS encoding ABC transporter permease, with translation MTVTTTVGTKGRNIKFLSIFQLGVMPSKTVRGGLQVTSLLVPFLFWVAIASFDLVDAKFLPSPQAVFRSLLSMAQSGVLFQDIVASTGRVFVGFFLATLLAVPIGIYMGVYPAFCSLLEPLIAMLRYMPAAAFIPLLIIYLGIGEEPKIALIFIGTLYFNILMVMDAVKFVPKELIETTLTLGGRSRHILVQVVARYSLPNIIDTLRINIATSWNLVVVAELVAAEVGLGKRIQLAQRFFRTDQIFAELIVLGLIGFAIDMGFRILLRVSCKWAV, from the coding sequence ATGACTGTCACGACCACCGTTGGTACTAAGGGGAGAAACATCAAGTTTCTCTCCATTTTCCAACTGGGTGTTATGCCATCCAAGACCGTTCGTGGCGGTCTGCAGGTGACATCTCTTCTCGTTCCATTCCTCTTCTGGGTCGCCATAGCTTCTTTCGATTTGGTGGATGCGAAGTTCCTGCCTTCTCCTCAGGCTGTCTTTCGTTCCCTTCTCTCCATGGCTCAGAGTGGTGTTCTTTTCCAAGACATAGTGGCCAGCACTGGTCGTGTCTTTGTTGGATTTTTTCTAGCAACACTACTTGCTGTTCCGATTGGTATTTATATGGGTGTTTATCCAGCATTCTGTTCATTATTAGAGCCACTAATTGCCATGCTAAGGTACATGCCCGCCGCAGCATTTATTCCACTCCTCATTATCTATTTGGGCATCGGTGAGGAGCCAAAGATAGCACTTATCTTTATAGGGACGCTTTATTTTAATATTTTGATGGTAATGGATGCCGTTAAATTTGTCCCAAAAGAGCTTATTGAGACAACGCTTACACTAGGAGGTCGTAGTCGTCATATTTTGGTTCAAGTAGTCGCCCGCTACAGTTTGCCGAATATCATTGATACACTTAGGATTAATATTGCCACCTCCTGGAATTTGGTTGTTGTTGCTGAACTGGTAGCGGCTGAGGTTGGTCTTGGCAAACGCATCCAATTGGCGCAGAGATTCTTTCGTACGGATCAGATTTTTGCTGAGCTTATTGTTCTTGGCCTCATTGGTTTTGCTATCGACATGGGATTTAGGATTTTACTCCGTGTCAGCTGTAAATGGGCTGTTTGA
- a CDS encoding DUF2811 domain-containing protein, whose amino-acid sequence MPVHVSVENQLPEDLYRAMGLFISEHPQWDQYRLVQAAIAGFLFQQGCKERSVVRHYLGGLFRRNDCPASQPLL is encoded by the coding sequence ATGCCCGTTCACGTGAGTGTGGAAAACCAACTCCCAGAAGATCTCTATCGGGCGATGGGCCTGTTCATCTCCGAGCATCCCCAATGGGACCAGTACCGCCTGGTGCAGGCCGCCATCGCCGGATTTCTGTTCCAGCAGGGCTGCAAAGAGCGTTCGGTCGTGCGCCACTACCTCGGTGGTCTCTTTCGCCGCAACGACTGCCCAGCCTCACAGCCTCTGCTGTGA
- the speB gene encoding agmatinase, with product MASEIGAESAFDRSQSTEGQRALEKEHFLPLTGWQQEVDQAHRFGLEAAESIVDRNISTFSRGELPHFAGINTFMKAPYIEDVNRVGEFDVAIVGVPHDSGTTYRPGTRFGPQGIRRISALYTPYNYEMGVDLREQITLCDVGDIFTIPANNEKSFDQISKGIAHVFASGAFPIILGGDHSIGFPTVRGVCRHLGDKKVGIIHFDRHVDTQEIDLDERMHTCPWFHATNMANAPAKNLVQLGIGGWQVPREGVKVCRERGTNVLTVTDITEMGLEAAAQIAIERATDGTDCVYISFDIDCIDAGFVPGTGWPEPGGLLPREALKLLELIVRNVPVCGLEIVEVSPPYDISDMTSLMATRVICDTMAHLVVSDQLPRKEKPSWISDVCNMNVDQKWR from the coding sequence ATGGCATCTGAAATAGGCGCTGAGAGCGCTTTCGATCGATCGCAGTCAACAGAGGGTCAACGTGCTCTCGAGAAAGAACATTTTCTCCCTCTTACTGGTTGGCAACAGGAAGTTGATCAAGCTCATCGCTTCGGATTAGAAGCTGCTGAAAGTATTGTTGATCGCAACATTTCCACGTTCTCCAGAGGTGAACTGCCCCACTTTGCGGGTATCAACACCTTCATGAAGGCGCCCTACATCGAAGATGTGAATCGCGTTGGCGAGTTCGATGTGGCCATCGTTGGTGTACCCCATGACAGTGGCACCACCTACCGTCCAGGGACCCGTTTTGGCCCGCAGGGAATCCGGCGCATTTCAGCGTTGTACACGCCCTATAACTACGAGATGGGTGTCGATCTGCGGGAGCAGATCACGCTTTGTGATGTGGGCGATATTTTCACGATTCCAGCCAACAACGAGAAGAGTTTCGATCAGATTTCGAAGGGCATCGCTCACGTGTTTGCCAGTGGTGCCTTTCCGATCATCCTGGGGGGTGATCACTCGATCGGATTCCCTACAGTCCGCGGCGTCTGCCGACACCTGGGCGATAAGAAAGTCGGCATCATCCACTTTGACCGTCATGTCGATACCCAGGAGATTGACCTCGATGAGCGGATGCACACCTGCCCGTGGTTCCACGCCACGAACATGGCCAATGCACCGGCCAAGAACCTTGTGCAGCTAGGAATCGGCGGATGGCAGGTGCCCCGTGAAGGGGTGAAGGTCTGCCGCGAGCGCGGTACCAATGTTCTTACGGTGACTGACATCACCGAGATGGGTCTCGAGGCTGCTGCCCAGATTGCGATTGAGCGCGCTACCGACGGCACGGATTGCGTTTACATATCATTCGACATCGATTGCATCGATGCTGGATTTGTTCCGGGTACCGGTTGGCCAGAGCCTGGTGGTTTGTTGCCCCGTGAGGCCCTGAAGCTTCTCGAGCTGATTGTGCGCAATGTGCCGGTGTGCGGTCTTGAAATTGTGGAGGTATCTCCGCCTTACGACATCAGTGATATGACATCACTCATGGCCACACGTGTGATCTGCGACACGATGGCTCATCTAGTCGTGAGCGATCAATTACCGCGCAAGGAAAAGCCCAGCTGGATCAGTGATGTCTGCAACATGAATGTGGATCAGAAGTGGAGGTAA